The Candidatus Synechococcus calcipolaris G9 nucleotide sequence GCCTTTAGGCACCAACCCGATCTCAGAAACTGGTCTATGGTGGACTGCCAAAATTGTGCTGGACTAGGAAAATTGCTTTAATACTCAGGAGCGCGGGGAACTCCGCAAAAACTTAGATAAAAGAAGTTTATCAGGGAAAAACCAGGCGGGAATTGTACTCTCTTGAGAGTAACCCAACTGATGGTACAGAAAGCGGGCGGGATGATTCATGGCTAAAACATGGAGATAGACCCGATCGCATCGCTGCTCTTTTAACCAATCCTCCGCCGCTAATAGCAGAGCCCGGCCAATACCTTGGCGGCGATAGTCAGGATGCACTGCCAAATTAGATAGATAGGGGTGGGATTTACCTCGTCCTGGTAAAAGACGTTGACTAACTTCTAGACTACCCAGGAGTTTGAGGCGATCCTGAATGGGAGCTAACACCATAAAATAGATGGAATGCTCAATGGAATGATGGTAGCGTAGGCAGAGATCGTTATAGATTCCCAGTTGCAGCAGTCGTCTAAACCAGTGGAGCCAATGCTCTGGGGGATAAAAACAAAGGGCAATCAGTTCGGCAATGCTAGACAAATGCTCTAGGTTTGCCCGTTGGATTGAATATGCTACCCGAGGTAACTTTTGAGGGGGTTCCGTGCACGTCACACCAGTGGCCTATTGACTCAAGCTTCCAGAATTATACGACTTCCCCGCAGGGCCGCAAGGGCCGGACTCGCCTGCCAGTCCTGGGTCAATAGGAGTTGAATTAGTTGGGCCGATCGCGCGCTGGTGGGTTCATCCCGAAGACCTAAATAATGGCTGGCGGTGTGATAGCTATCGTTACCAATGGTTTGAATCAGACCATCGGCATTATCCAGCAGGTTTTTGAACTGGGTTTGAATGTGACTCCAAAGGCCCACATTGCGAACATTACTGAGGGACTCTGCCACGAGGTCTTGCCGATGCTGAATTAAAATGGTTTGCGATCGCAATTCTAGGGGTAAATCTTCAAACAGGATCACGGGGCCGTAGCCAATAATCCGCAGGGTCTCCATCCACTTTGTTTGGGGTAGGAGCATTTCACGGACAATTTGACAGGCCAGGGCGGCAATAATCAA carries:
- a CDS encoding GNAT family N-acetyltransferase produces the protein MTCTEPPQKLPRVAYSIQRANLEHLSSIAELIALCFYPPEHWLHWFRRLLQLGIYNDLCLRYHHSIEHSIYFMVLAPIQDRLKLLGSLEVSQRLLPGRGKSHPYLSNLAVHPDYRRQGIGRALLLAAEDWLKEQRCDRVYLHVLAMNHPARFLYHQLGYSQESTIPAWFFPDKLLLSKFLRSSPRS